In Macrobrachium nipponense isolate FS-2020 chromosome 36, ASM1510439v2, whole genome shotgun sequence, a genomic segment contains:
- the LOC135203525 gene encoding major facilitator superfamily domain-containing protein 6-like, which produces MSPFDGIRGFLNDLFNRQLLVLKCIYFLLLAAVVILWPQFTIHQKALGLTEYQTGITTLVLSTLTICYPFLIGIAGDKVGNYRVPMAIISMATGVIALIFTWIPSQVVQIAASNVSDAASANPSSETSSIIPSANRTAGEVDDSRQAMTFWVYVVVRASYGVCNGATLTLFDAAVMANVQKSGISYGYQRAWGTVGAIISSYLSGVIVEKTGGFNEIFYASAGLQMAAGILLLGVRIDYKVPATSLTKDLLRHCFKAEVLLFFGAITAAGMFIGYIETFMYRYLSGLGATPVLIGLTVTIGAPFEFILTLITSFFAKLVGHPPLIMFGLLAYAVRFLGLSFLQDPWWVLPLEILESIANGLLFTAAILYCTVLFPTETIASFRGMLGILYLGTGRLLGVTVGSEIRERLGHIITFRIWACIAFACATVYFLAFGKIKKCRSRHFSVKDTQGREQTESSKEQSGIDNEAWDGCI; this is translated from the exons ATGTCGCCCTTCGATGGAATCAGAGGTTTTCTGAACGACCTCTTCAACCGCCAGTTGCTCGTCTTGAAGTGCATCTACTTCCTCTTATTGGCAG CTGTTGTGATTTTATGGCCACAGTTCACCATTCATCAAAAAGCACTCGGACTAACGGAATACCAGACGGGTATCACCACGCTAGTCCTGTCTACTCTAACCATATGTTATCCTTTCCTCATTGGCATTGCTGGGGATAAAGTGGGAAACTACAGG GTCCCCATGGCCATTATCTCCATGGCAACGGGAGTCATTGCCCTGATTTTCACATGGATTCCATCGCAAGTAGTTCAAATAGCTGCTTCTAACGTCAGCGATGCAGCGTCAGCAAACCCTTCCTCCGAAACCAGCAGCATTATTCCATCTGCAAACAGAACGGCGGGAGAAGTCGATGACAGTCGTCAAGCGATGACCTTCTGGGTATATGTCGTCGTCCGAGCTTCCTATGG AGTATGCAACGGAGCCACGCTTACTTTATTTGACGCAGCCGTCATGGCCAATGTGCAGAAGTCAGGCATCAGCTATGGCTATCAAAGAGCGTGGGGGACTGTAGGTGCCATCATCAGCTCTTACCTCAGTGGTGTCATTGTAGAAAAGACTGGTGGTTTCAA TGAAATTTTCTACGCGTCAGCTGGCCTGCAGATGGCTGCAGGAATCTTATTGCTGGGCGTCAGGATTGACTACAAGGTCCCTGCTACTTCGCTGACTAAAGACCTTTTGCGGCATTGTTTCAAAGCAGAGGTCCTGCTCTTCTTTGGGGCTATAACAGCAGCAG GTATGTTCATTGGCTACATCGAGACTTTCATGTACCGGTACCTGTCAGGTTTAGGGGCCACACCTGTCCTCATTGGCCTCACAGTGACTATAGGGGCTCCCTTTGAATTTATTTTGACCCTCATCACTTCCTTCTTTGCCAAGTTGGTCGGACATCCGCCTCTTATTATGTTTGGTCTGCTTGCGTATGCAGTACGATTCTTGG GACTTAGTTTCCTTCAAGACCCTTGGTGGGTTCTACCGCTTGAGATCCTCGAGTCCATAGCAAATGGCCTCCTCTTCACTGCAGCCATCTTGTACTGCACTGTTCTCTTCCCTACAGAGACCATCGCTTCGTTCAGAGGAATGTTAGGAATACTATACTTGGGCACAG GACGTCTGTTGGGTGTTACTGTAGGAAGTGAGATACGGGAACGACTTGGGCACATAATTACATTCCGGATATGGGCATGTATAGCCTTTGCATGTGCCACTGTTTACTTCCTGGCCTTcggtaaaataaagaaatgcagGTCGAGACACTTCTCTGTAAAAGATACACAAGGACGCGAGCAAACTGAAAGTAGTAAAGAACAATCAGGAATTGATAATGAAGCATGGGATGGATGTATATAG